Within Pseudomonas tructae, the genomic segment ATTATTCGCCTGGAAGATCAGGCCGAATTCAAGGAGTCGGTCACCGTCGCCCAGGGGTATAGCAGAGCTTTTACTCAGTCCTTGAGCGTCAAGTACGACATCAGTCCAAGCATTGATATTATCAATGCTAGCGCCGGTCTTGAGATGGGCTATAGCCAGACGGAAACCTGGACAAATGAAAAGTCCCACGCCAAGGAAGTAACCCTGAAAGGGCCAGGTGTGTTCACGGTTTATCAGCTGTACATGGTGTATGCGCATTGTGCCGATTCAGCGGGCAAGTCGATGGCCGCGCATTTCAAGTATCACAAGCAATTGCTGAGAGGGCGCGTGCTGGACCTGTACTACTTGTCGTCGGTCGCGACCAACAAAACGGTTACCGTCAAAGGCGAGGCTGCCGTCAGCCCTCTGGACTGGGAGGACGTTCAGAGAATCGTGCTGATGGAAGGTTTCGATCCACAGGCCAATGATGATCCCAATTCAAATGACGCTGCGTTCAAGATCGACTTTTACTCCGCAGACATCAATCCACGTCTTCGCTACTGACGTAGGGGCCCGTGAAGCAGAGTAGCGGTGGGCTATGTCGCCAGGCCCACCTCTGGGGTTCACTTTTTCTTGGGAATACGCACGAGTTGGCTGTCCGAATAGATGTCGTGCCAACTGCGCTTGCGTTTGTCCAACAGCACCCAGAAGAAGCCCAGGCCCAGGCACAACCATGAGCCAATCGCTACGACAAAGCGCAGCAAGGCCTGCCACAGGCTGATGGCGCTACCGTCGACGTTCTGCACGCGGATACCCCATACCTGCATACCCAGGGTCTGGCCGCCGTGGGTCCAGAACTTGGCGAAGAAGCCGAACAGGGCGAACAGCAGGATGGTCGATAGCAACGGATCGCCATCCAGGGCACCGGCTTCAGTCAGCTCGCGCATGCGCGACTCGCCAATGAAGGCCATCTGGATCATCTTGTAGGCGCCGGCGGTGACGATCAGCAGCGCGGTGCACAGCAGAAAGTCGTAGAACATGGCGGCCAGACGGCGACCCAGGTCGACAACCGGGAATTCGCCCTGGGGCTGTAACAACTGCTTGGGCATACAAGGGCCTCTTTGCGCAAAACCGCCATTCTACGAAATTACGCGGACGATTCGTTGCCTTGCGACACCGTTTATCTGTCAAACCGCAATCGCGGGGCAAGCCCGCTCCTACCCAGCGGGCACAAAAAAGCCCCTGCTGTTGCCAGCAGAGGCTTCTTTGTAGAGGAAGATCAGCCTTCGGCTTGAACTTCGTCAGCCTGCATGCCTTTCTGGCCTTGCACAGCAACGAAAGTAACCTTCTGACCTTCTTTCAGGCTTTTGAAGCCGTTACCCTGAATAGCGCGGAAATGTACGAACAGATCCGGACCGCTTTCTGGAGTGATGAAACCAAAACCTTTCTCGTCGTTAAACCACTTGACGGTACCGCTCTGACGTTGGGACATTGTCTTATTTCCTTTGAAACTTAGAATTAGTAACAGCTTCTTCCAAATGAAAGAGTACTGGGCTGGGTTGCAGGAAAGTAAGAGACGTCGAACGGGTTGTAGCAAATCTCAGCGCTACTGCCCAGGTCACGAACCATAGCGACCCATGCAAACACAGTGCACAGACAATACGCTAACTTTGAAGACAAAAACAAGCCCTGCAGACCGCTGCCGCTGTGCCTTTTAGCGGCCGTTCGGGGGATTTTTTCTGGCCCATTCGAAGCGCTGTTGCAAGGCTTTTCGAAAGTGAGGAAACACGTTCGGATCCGAAAGTCCGAACGCGTCATGACACCCTGTTTCAAGTAACGATTCAGCCGCGATAATAGCGTTGGGCAACGAACGGCATCTTGCTGACTTTCATCGCTACGCGCTTGCCACGAACAATCGCCCACACCGCTGTATCCAGTGCGCTGTGGGCTGTGTCCAGATACCCCATCGCCACCGGCGCATTGAGCGACGGCCCGAAGCCACCGCTGCAGATGCTGCCGATTACAGTGCCCGTCTCATCGACGATCTCGGCACCTTCGCGTACTGGCGTACGTTCCTGTGGCAACAATCCCACGCGTTTGCGCGCAACGCCGCTTTGCTGCTGAGCAAAGATTGCCGCCGCACCGGGGAAACCACC encodes:
- a CDS encoding monalysin family beta-barrel pore-forming toxin; this encodes MEKHESYPEHRKGYPLLRGSAKIDRYLLAGAHGLRQGCWVEGETVRGDVFIGRQNWHTYSRPVFAYLEQVDIIRLEDQAEFKESVTVAQGYSRAFTQSLSVKYDISPSIDIINASAGLEMGYSQTETWTNEKSHAKEVTLKGPGVFTVYQLYMVYAHCADSAGKSMAAHFKYHKQLLRGRVLDLYYLSSVATNKTVTVKGEAAVSPLDWEDVQRIVLMEGFDPQANDDPNSNDAAFKIDFYSADINPRLRY
- a CDS encoding RDD family protein, which encodes MPKQLLQPQGEFPVVDLGRRLAAMFYDFLLCTALLIVTAGAYKMIQMAFIGESRMRELTEAGALDGDPLLSTILLFALFGFFAKFWTHGGQTLGMQVWGIRVQNVDGSAISLWQALLRFVVAIGSWLCLGLGFFWVLLDKRKRSWHDIYSDSQLVRIPKKK
- a CDS encoding cold-shock protein yields the protein MSQRQSGTVKWFNDEKGFGFITPESGPDLFVHFRAIQGNGFKSLKEGQKVTFVAVQGQKGMQADEVQAEG